A region of Nakaseomyces glabratus chromosome M, complete sequence DNA encodes the following proteins:
- the TAX4 gene encoding Tax4p (CAGL0M03157g~Ortholog(s) have role in autophagy, cellular response to starvation, chromatin silencing at rDNA, fungal-type cell wall organization, inositol lipid-mediated signaling and mitochondrion, pre-autophagosomal structure localization): MHMRLNKRRRNHVQEQMSELPQDAKNDSLAAAQVIFKRHADNANSTPPSPVGLDSAGHLDKQADTAQRVHKVGTPSGTSSSHNSGNEGMHKVTKPLGENTATTAPIAIKQPVRVVRASPTAIVSPTSHTPLDAATAAANVVAEKSKIRTTQQQLQDKKRRDIENAHHAASAAAVTSSNLAVGSPPSQYIPSVPTLNVTSPQMRNSSQNIDRRSKSNEEAHNGHEKMMNSRSNSINSSTIKGSVSEPNTVTPLRQNSPSNMDDIIQKMEAVDIDEGRKNSFVMNGSGDSVDSLKPNVVRRPMRTPSGRRVRPPSPIDKIGSIQEPHLESTGFNDQNDFSEMSSLIDGSSSEDITKIRGSGIRERSPVDGVEHGGMSVNIPMQRSLSSDVLSPSQQAAMVAATKLSPSTQTLPVEELEYLASTGDVSAYKALNKINGTNMAYKGTIPDLIPSRARAQKTSKLKFKIFGGGKNSDRRNNATPIGYDPVMNISTDFGGKKVVESNQNNVKFKTTMRSQKYLGNDNLDDNDLRTQYIDDDDDDDDYDSAYEDLDYSRDDSEAMYKGDRESSNPRSNSLLQSSSYSGKVGFNSNANSGTSINNSGNVSNLDYSLRDGVAEKKKSRRDKIKKKLKSTASVVPYYPHYALTHLASGVSTVNSNLNNSNKNTKWFNEDKPWKSHKDVGFVTSQERKRYEAMWVTNRYLYLNLLPWWPKEEVEKDEDDSASNLNSNASTNVGGVLSDGDNEEDDVTRFLLSLPADGLMLNLVAKDIWERSNLPNDLLKQIYDLVDTRKDGTLNRESFLVGMWLVDQCLYGRKLPQELDPKIWDSVDRWVLNVVNSTMMTALERKQKKKMMKKELKNIKREQKQAIAEQHN, from the coding sequence CTTGCGGCAGCGCAGGTTATCTTCAAACGGCATGCAGATAATGCGAACAGTACACCACCGTCGCCCGTAGGGCTAGATTCTGCTGGGCACCTGGATAAACAGGCTGATACCGCACAGAGAGTTCACAAGGTCGGCACTCCAAGTGGTACATCTAGCAGCCACAATAGTGGGAACGAGGGTATGCACAAGGTGACAAAGCCATTGGGAGAAAATACGGCAACTACAGCTCCTATAGCAATAAAACAACCAGTGCGTGTGGTTAGGGCATCGCCAACAGCAATAGTATCACCTACTTCCCATACTCCGCTTGATGCAGCCACTGCCGCAGCTAATGTAGTGGCAGAGAAGTCCAAAATCAGAACAACTCAACAGCAATTACAGGATAAGAAAAGGAGAGATATAGAAAATGCGCACCATGCAGCTTCTGCAGCCGCAGTCACTTCCTCTAATCTGGCTGTTGGGTCCCCTCCATCTCAATATATTCCTTCGGTGCCAACATTGAATGTAACATCCCCACAAATGAGGAATAGTAGCCAGAATATAGATAGGAGATCAAAAAGTAATGAAGAAGCACATAATGGTCAtgagaagatgatgaattcGAGATCTAATTCGATAAACTCGAGCACTATTAAGGGATCTGTGTCCGAACCCAATACGGTGACACCATTAAGACAGAACTCCCCCAGTAATATGGACgatattattcaaaaaatggaagcagttgatattgatgagGGTCGGAAAAACAGTTTTGTTATGAATGGGTCTGGTGACAGTGTGGATAGCCTTAAACCTAACGTTGTTAGACGGCCTATGAGAACACCATCAGGAAGGCGAGTACGACCCCCATCACCAATAGATAAAATAGGTAGTATTCAGGAGCCGCATTTAGAAAGTACCGGTTTCAATGATCAAAACGACTTCTCTGAAATGTCATCTCTTATTGACGGGTCCTCATCAGAAGATATCACAAAAATAAGAGGCAGTGGTATCCGAGAGAGGTCACCAGTTGATGGAGTGGAACATGGAGGTATGTCAGTAAATATACCAATGCAGAGATCCTTATCGTCCGATGTCCTTTCACCTTCACAACAAGCAGCAATGGTAGCGGCGACCAAACTATCGCCGAGTACGCAGACTCTCCCTGTTGAAGAACTAGAGTATCTTGCTTCCACTGGTGATGTTTCTGCTTATAAGGCTCTAAATAAGATTAATGGAACTAATATGGCTTATAAGGGAACTATTCCAGACCTAATACCAAGTCGTGCAAGGGCTCAGAAGACAAgtaaattgaaatttaaaatattcGGTGGTGGAAAAAATAGTGATAGAAGAAATAATGCTACACCTATTGGATATGACCCTGTAATGAATATCAGCACCGATTTTGGAGGTAAAAAAGTGGTTGAATCAAACCAGAATAATGTTAAATTTAAAACTACGATGCGCAGCCAGAAATATTTAGGAAATGATAATCTTGATGACAATGATCTCAGGACCCAGTATATtgatgacgatgacgatgatgatgattaTGATAGTGCTTATGAAGATTTGGATTATTCTCGAGATGATAGTGAGGCTATGTATAAAGGCGACAGGGAATCGTCGAACCCTCGAAGTAACAGTTTGTTGCAAAGCAGTAGTTATTCTGGTAAGGTTGGTTTTAATAGTAACGCAAACAGCGGTACATCAATTAACAATTCTGGGAACGTAAGCAATTTGGATTATTCATTGAGAGATGGTGTAGcggagaagaagaaaagtcGGAGAGataaaatcaagaaaaaactgaaaagcACGGCATCAGTTGTGCCATATTACCCTCATTATGCGCTGACGCATTTAGCAAGTGGAGTAAGCACTGTAAACAGTAATTTAAACAATAGTAACAAGAACACTAAATGGTTCAATGAGGACAAGCCATGGAAGTCGCACAAGGATGTTGGCTTTGTCACAAGTcaagaaaggaaaaggTATGAAGCTATGTGGGTTACTAACAGATATCTATATTTGAATCTTTTGCCCTGGTGGCCGAAGGAAGAAGTAGagaaagatgaagatgatagTGCTAGTAACTTAAATAGTAATGCTAGCACCAATGTTGGGGGTGTATTGAGTGATGgtgataatgaagaagacgatGTCACCCGATTCTTACTTTCCCTGCCGGCTGATGGACTGATGCTAAATCTAGTGGCTAAGGACATCTGGGAACGGTCTAACTTGCCCAATGATCTGTTGAAACAGATCTATGACCTTGTTGACACCCGAAAGGATGGAACCTTGAACAGAGAATCCTTCCTAGTAGGAATGTGGCTCGTAGACCAATGTCTATACGGACGCAAACTGCCACAGGAGCTAGACCCGAAGATATGGGACAGCGTGGACCGCTGGGTGCTCAACGTTGTGAACTCTACCATGATGACCGCGCTCGAGAGAAAgcagaaaaagaaaatgatgaagaaagagCTGAAGAACATCAAAAGAGAACAAAAACAAGCCATCGCAGAACAGCATAACTAA